A genome region from Drosophila simulans strain w501 chromosome 2R, Prin_Dsim_3.1, whole genome shotgun sequence includes the following:
- the LOC6735411 gene encoding transcriptional regulator ATRX homolog isoform X1, producing the protein MAMLAEPRRRKRYNLCPRGKALYEDENRFGTKMLEKMGWTKGSGLGANLSGEKDFVRIRFKNDAEGLGFEQRDDQWTVHEDGFNGLLKSLNGDDSGGNDKEPESEEEARPMGFGFKAIEPEEPSKKKLKENTSGMSLEERSKQSRARVHYKKFTRGKDLALYSEKDLANIFGKKATEDVEKYPEPVLAVQPEEPNPNFAGVQTIVTGLSTTDYFKQKMEAMKNRLKKGSQVEDNNEAQTNGHAEKLEQTSADNDEVPSKKKKKKKDKERAEEAPTAEEELEQVASKPKKKKKSKRSSIDEEKLVNSDERTDEQPTAVEEIEQDAPKLKKKKKSKRSSLDEIENNFVKEKLVDSDERTDEQPSAVKEIEQDAPKIKKKKKSKRSSLDEAEKSDHNCVESVEVTVESENTSSKKKKSKKKEESAEVSIQTEDSEQKKKRKSDKNNEIAEDSIEEPAAKKKKKSKKSDEVIVIDDDDSHRNNESHVSNENGSKKRSKSKDSEETTQTQEAITIDLTDDAPPKKKKKSKEEKKSRDNDEKDSEETPTASEATEKKSKKKSKLKSSAEPSAKLEITSFALAVEAAVDNRKDTGAEDRNDVSADKNNSGDKSVQSADEDLPKDLLSLEEIQEKLKSFNHFNISKFCADQFQLFDMSAFHMSSLGEIVGYGISENVELNVVDCPYDETRIRNLWKNKAVEYFKSEQHIKYPVRVQRTSIRAVKKRVAFEGI; encoded by the exons ATGGCTATGCTGGCTGAACCACGTCGGCGCAAAAGGTACAACTTGTGTCCGCGCGGCAAGGCTCTCTATGAAG ATGAAAACCGCTTCGGTACCAAAATGCTGGAGAAAATGGGCTGGACGAAGGGCAGTGGCCTGGGCGCCAATCTGAGTGGCGAAAAGGATTTTGTGCGCATTCGCTTCAAGAACGACGCAGAAGGATTGGGTTTCGAGCAGCGCGATGATCAGTGGACAGTTCACGAGGATGGCTTCAATGGGCTGCTAAAGTCGCTGAATGGAGATGATAGTGGCGGCAATGACAAAGAGCCTGAGTCCGAAGAGGAGGCCAGACCTATGGGCTTTGGCTTCAAAGCCATTGAACCGGAGGAGCCGTCTAAGAAGAAACTCAAGGAGAATACCAGTGGAATGTCGCTGGAGGAGCGGTCGAAGCAGAGCAGGGCACGCGTCCACTACAAGAAGTTCACGCGCGGCAAGGACTTGGCCCTGTACAGCGAAAAGGATCTAGCCAATATATTTGGCAAGAAGGCAACTGAGGACGTCGAGAAATATCCAGAACCCGTGCTGGCTGTCCAACCCGAGGAGCCAAACCCCAACTTCGCTGGCGTGCAGACAATTGTCACGGGCCTGTCGACCACTGATTATTTCAAGCAGAAAATGGAGGCCATGAAAAACAGACTTAAGAAAGGTTCCCAAGTTGAAGACAACAATGAGGCACAGACCAATGGCCATGCTGAAAAGCTTGAACAGACTTCAGCAGATAATGATGAAGTGCCTtccaagaaaaagaaaaaaaagaaggacaAGGAGAGGGCAGAGGAGGCACCAACTGCAGAGGAAGAACTAGAGCAGGTTGCTTCCAAGCctaagaaaaagaagaaatcaAAGCGATCCTCCATTGATGAAGAAAAATTAGTTAATAGCGATGAAAGGACTGACGAGCAACCAACTGCTGTTGAAGAAATCGAGCAGGACGCTCCCAAGctcaagaaaaagaagaaatcgAAGCGATCGTCTCTGGATGAAATTGAGAACAACTTTGTTAAGGAAAAATTAGTTGATAGCGATGAAAGGACTGATGAGCAACCATCTGCTGTGAAAGAAATCGAGCAGGACGCTccaaaaattaagaaaaagaagaaatctAAGCGATCGTCCCTCGATGAAGCCGAGAAGTCGGACCACAACTGCGTTGAGTCGGTGGAAGTCACTGTGGAAAGTGAAAACACTTCctccaaaaagaaaaagtccaaaaaaaaggaggaatcAGCAGAAGTGTCGATACAAACCGAAGACAgtgaacaaaaaaagaaaaggaagtCAGATAAAAATAATGAGATTGCAGAAGATTCGATAGAAGAACCAgctgcgaaaaaaaagaaaaagtccAAGAAATCCGACGAAGTAATTGTaatcgatgatgatgactcACACAGGAATAATGAATCCCATGTTTCGAATGAAAATGGTAGTAAAAAGAGAAGTAAATCTAAGGACAGTGAAGAAACCACCCAAACTCAGGAAGCAATTACTATAGATTTAACAGACGACGCTCCCCctaagaagaaaaaaaaatccaagGAAGAGAAGAAGAGTAGGGACAATGACGAGAAAGATTCAGAAGAAACACCTACCGCCTCGGAAGCTACTGAAAAGAAATCGAAGAAGAAATCCAAGTTAAAATCGTCTGCTGAGCCCTCGGCTAAACTGGAGATCACCTCATTTGCGCTCGCCGTGGAGGCGGCTGTCGATAATCGAAAGGACACAGGAGCCGAGGATAGGAACGACGTAAGTGCTGACAAGAATAATTCCGGCGATAAAAGCGTTCAGTCAGCCGATGAAGACCTGCCTAAGGACCTCTTATCCCTGGAAGAGATCCAAGAAAAACTCAAATCATTCAATCATTTTAATATCTCTAAATTCTGTGCAGACCAATTCCAATTGTTCGACATGAGTGCATTTCACATGTCGTCGCTGGGCGAGATCGTGGGCTACGGAATCAGCGAAAACGTCGAGCTGAATGTGGTGGATTGTCCTTACGATGAAACGCGCATACGCAACCTTTGGAAAAACAAAGCTGTTGAGTATTTTAAAAGCGAACAGCATATCAAGTATCCGGTAAGGGTGCAAAGAACTAGCATACGAGCGGTCAAGAAGAGAGTCGCCTTTGAAGGAATTTAG
- the LOC6735411 gene encoding PIN2/TERF1-interacting telomerase inhibitor 1 isoform X2, with translation MAMLAEPRRRKRYNLCPRGKALYEDENRFGTKMLEKMGWTKGSGLGANLSGEKDFVRIRFKNDAEGLGFEQRDDQWTVHEDGFNGLLKSLNGDDSGGNDKEPESEEEARPMGFGFKAIEPEEPSKKKLKENTSGMSLEERSKQSRARVHYKKFTRGKDLALYSEKDLANIFGKKATEDVEKYPEPVLAVQPEEPNPNFAGVQTIVTGLSTTDYFKQKMEAMKNRLKKGSQVEDNNEAQTNGHAEKLEQTSADNDEVPSKKKKKKKDKERAEEAPTAEEELEQVASKPKKKKKSKRSSIDEEKLVNSDERTDEQPTAVEEIEQDAPKLKKKKKSKRSSLDEIENNFVKEKLVDSDERTDEQPSAVKEIEQDAPKIKKKKKSKRSSLDEAEKSDHNCVESVEVTVESENTSSKKKKSKKKEESAEVSIQTEDSEQKKKRKSDKNNEIAEDSIEEPAAKKKKKSKKSDEVIVIDDDDSHRNNESHVSNENGSKKRSKSKDSEETTQTQEAITIDLTDDAPPKKKKKSKEEKKSRDNDEKDSEETPTASEATEKKSKKKSKLKSSAEPSAKLEITSFALAVEAAVDNRKDTGAEDRNDTNSNCST, from the exons ATGGCTATGCTGGCTGAACCACGTCGGCGCAAAAGGTACAACTTGTGTCCGCGCGGCAAGGCTCTCTATGAAG ATGAAAACCGCTTCGGTACCAAAATGCTGGAGAAAATGGGCTGGACGAAGGGCAGTGGCCTGGGCGCCAATCTGAGTGGCGAAAAGGATTTTGTGCGCATTCGCTTCAAGAACGACGCAGAAGGATTGGGTTTCGAGCAGCGCGATGATCAGTGGACAGTTCACGAGGATGGCTTCAATGGGCTGCTAAAGTCGCTGAATGGAGATGATAGTGGCGGCAATGACAAAGAGCCTGAGTCCGAAGAGGAGGCCAGACCTATGGGCTTTGGCTTCAAAGCCATTGAACCGGAGGAGCCGTCTAAGAAGAAACTCAAGGAGAATACCAGTGGAATGTCGCTGGAGGAGCGGTCGAAGCAGAGCAGGGCACGCGTCCACTACAAGAAGTTCACGCGCGGCAAGGACTTGGCCCTGTACAGCGAAAAGGATCTAGCCAATATATTTGGCAAGAAGGCAACTGAGGACGTCGAGAAATATCCAGAACCCGTGCTGGCTGTCCAACCCGAGGAGCCAAACCCCAACTTCGCTGGCGTGCAGACAATTGTCACGGGCCTGTCGACCACTGATTATTTCAAGCAGAAAATGGAGGCCATGAAAAACAGACTTAAGAAAGGTTCCCAAGTTGAAGACAACAATGAGGCACAGACCAATGGCCATGCTGAAAAGCTTGAACAGACTTCAGCAGATAATGATGAAGTGCCTtccaagaaaaagaaaaaaaagaaggacaAGGAGAGGGCAGAGGAGGCACCAACTGCAGAGGAAGAACTAGAGCAGGTTGCTTCCAAGCctaagaaaaagaagaaatcaAAGCGATCCTCCATTGATGAAGAAAAATTAGTTAATAGCGATGAAAGGACTGACGAGCAACCAACTGCTGTTGAAGAAATCGAGCAGGACGCTCCCAAGctcaagaaaaagaagaaatcgAAGCGATCGTCTCTGGATGAAATTGAGAACAACTTTGTTAAGGAAAAATTAGTTGATAGCGATGAAAGGACTGATGAGCAACCATCTGCTGTGAAAGAAATCGAGCAGGACGCTccaaaaattaagaaaaagaagaaatctAAGCGATCGTCCCTCGATGAAGCCGAGAAGTCGGACCACAACTGCGTTGAGTCGGTGGAAGTCACTGTGGAAAGTGAAAACACTTCctccaaaaagaaaaagtccaaaaaaaaggaggaatcAGCAGAAGTGTCGATACAAACCGAAGACAgtgaacaaaaaaagaaaaggaagtCAGATAAAAATAATGAGATTGCAGAAGATTCGATAGAAGAACCAgctgcgaaaaaaaagaaaaagtccAAGAAATCCGACGAAGTAATTGTaatcgatgatgatgactcACACAGGAATAATGAATCCCATGTTTCGAATGAAAATGGTAGTAAAAAGAGAAGTAAATCTAAGGACAGTGAAGAAACCACCCAAACTCAGGAAGCAATTACTATAGATTTAACAGACGACGCTCCCCctaagaagaaaaaaaaatccaagGAAGAGAAGAAGAGTAGGGACAATGACGAGAAAGATTCAGAAGAAACACCTACCGCCTCGGAAGCTACTGAAAAGAAATCGAAGAAGAAATCCAAGTTAAAATCGTCTGCTGAGCCCTCGGCTAAACTGGAGATCACCTCATTTGCGCTCGCCGTGGAGGCGGCTGTCGATAATCGAAAGGACACAGGAGCCGAGGATAGGAACGAC ACCAATTCCAATTGTTCGACATGA
- the LOC6735412 gene encoding WASH complex subunit 2, with the protein MDISADVDQIIAQAPDWTFAGDCALLALMKRISQNLEERGERTSRNLRDFETSVKQVDIALNNATNSLRSLQFGNQFVEYRVEEVDDADLAMPEEKKKKQELPPKSSEELAKEFLENNLRMFRKNYEPVTIEVPDSDDEDGTVHSTTVFRAKNPYDAIPLPYIIGSKEWQEHKYAGLYDSKENSEDDRSEEFSSSSSDEKEPETKKIATPANKLEEQHLSDSSSLASFAREPAIVSPVIKHAVQVAEPAIRTQPRPIISSQRNPHERDMFAALRQSPPSDDPPSTSSSPTSSPAFRNPSSRLPIASTASLSSSSSSPAQQPPRLFDEAVSTQTPKEAEIKPSQTKRMPVNLFNEDEFKSFMSEIVDKVQSKTPSSSVSPATTISTKEPPKTKKPIEQYSKPEAPKQIVEQTVSKRVNLFDDSPPLSPTPRSEPVFNNTKATGAIPKQIPVVIANNDEDNSLFGSSPAMPTENPSKKPPKPVTKSLFDDDLEDDDFLSSFTPKAKPPEQKLLSKPKPSLFDDDDLDIDDIFTKPSAQPKKLSERVAGKTSLFEDDDQDDVADLFGSKKTKEIPKETSSGVSPDKKVETPVASKKSLFDDIEDEDLFGTPKAKNLIRSEPYNDPEAVGEDKKQSEIAKQKSKNIETKEKQPQVIAENASVPILRDSPPPMEVTEQKSDEKEWKPVKDDTSAPNIPKSKDLFSEDLTDDELFSSTSNNMAEPKSANETNEFNQRIDKNTSQTENNVSPANPPTKLSTKPTDLFNEDFSDDDTFLSASMSKNKPVVATESEEIKKPSEVQMENEIKQEVIPQQLPENKIDEITAGDEKDELVPEMLSKPQIDEPVSETPPPDDYQGNVDPIISMVADVTNKTSVDTLIPRKPADLAAAQQIMQNYSNLFSDEPPDDSEFFQTLGSSGLSSLSASKIFDSEHDFFEPALPNIPSATKPSPVTPGDQPSLSSDYGAMCLFSDVPPEDNDHDGDEVQKQAEPQKDELASTTRIHTIFYDDFSETARAGAVQPASKRFTFDDEPPPADETDRSQVKETPELQKPTSPVKKLKMPNININVHALLPGSGGVPKLIRKQESSSSERDEPQSTVQPEAVAPSSGQTTIPSPDGALQHVNKSRARGPAKRRPSTRRGRKENYAKSLLDAGQDEGPTVSTRDSPEVAPPPQYVQPEKMFSAPAQQIQPQHQRPPPSTAGGSFLDSPDEDDSFFNSVPTKSVEGKQGSDPPKSYRSFLDSPDADDKLFSDLENNKAGFNEPPLEKNLPPPKMANSFLDSPDEDDFLFNSVKTKATTTAQKAFAAEIVNAFQKVTTAPPKPSNAREAAKPKSQAAPKLFDDSDDDDDDLFASAAASAPSIQTASKPVQTKQAPKPAATSLFSSDDDEVPVKTAPAKKLPVKPSKSLFSDDDDDDDDLFGGSSTSKAGATKKTKPVARTATKPPASKNATPTATIPSNSGDNPLADLLDFK; encoded by the exons ATGGATATAAGCGCGGATGTGGATCAGATAATAGCCCAGGCTCCGGACTGGACCTTCGCGGGCGACTGTGCTCTGCTGGCGCTGATGAAGCGCATTTCCCAG AATCTGGAAGAAAGGGGCGAAAGGACCAGCCGCAATCTGCGGGATTTTGAGACAAGCGTGAAGCAAGTGGATATAGCTCTAAACAATGCCACCAACAGCCTGCGATCCCTGCAGTTTGGAAATCAGTTCGTGGAGTATCGGGTGGAGGAAGTGGATGACGCGGATTTGGCCATGCCCGaagagaagaaaaagaag CAAGAGCTGCCGCCCAAGAGTTCCGAGGAATTGGCCAAGGAGTTTCTGGAAAACAACCTGCGCATGTTCCGCAAAAACTACGAGCCGGTGACCATAGAAGTGCCCGATTcggatgatgaggatggcACCGTCCACTCAAC AACCGTTTTCCGTGCTAAGAATCCCTATGATGCGATACCTTTGCCCTATATTATTGGCTCCAAAGAGTGGCAGGAACACAAATATGCCGGGTTGTATGACAGTAAGGAGAATAGTGAAGATGACAGATCCGAGGAATTCTCCTCAAGCTCATCGGACGAGAAGGAACCCGAGACCAAAAAAATAGCAACGCCAGCGAACAAATTAGAGGAACAGCATCTGTCTGACTCCTCTTCTCTAGCCTCGTTTGCCAGGGAACCGGCAATCGTGTCGCCAGTCATTAAACATGCTGTCCAGGTAGCAGAGCCTGCCATCAGAACACAACCGCGTCCAATTATAAGCAGTCAAAGGAATCCACATGAGAGGGATATGTTTGCTGCACTCCGGCAATCGCCGCCTAGCGACGACCCGCCATCCACATCATCTTCGCCTACGTCTTCACCAGCCTTTAGGAATCCATCAAGTCGCCTTCCAATCGCCTCTACTGCATCGCTTAGTTCCAGTAGCAGTAGTCCTGCTCAACAGCCCCCTCGACTCTTCGACGAAGCTGTTTCAACCCAAACTCCGAAGGAAGCTGAGAtcaagccaagccaaacgAAGCGCATGCCAGTTAATCTATTCAACGAAGATGAGTTTAAATCCTTCATGTCCGAAATCGTGGACAAAGTCCAGTCAAAAACACCCAGCAGTTCCGTCTCCCCAGCAACGACAATTTCAACAAAAGAACCTCCCAAAACTAAGAAACCCATCGAACAATATTCAAAGCCAGAGGCgccaaagcaaattgttgAGCAGACAGTTTCGAAACGTGTAAACCTCTTCGACGACAGTCCTCCATTGAGTCCAACTCCGAGGTCAGAGCctgtttttaataatactaaAGCAACGGGTGCAATACCAAAACAGATTCCAGTTGTAATTGCCAATAATGATGAAGATAACTCGCTTTTTGGCAGTTCTCCTGCCATGCCAACGGAAAATCCTTCCAAGAAGCCACCTAAACCGGTAACCAAATCGCTATTTGATGATGACTTGGAGGACGACGACTTCTTGAGCTCCTTTACTCCCAAAGCAAAGCCACCAGAACAAAAACTGCTCTCAAAACCAAAGCCCTCCTtatttgatgatgatgatttggATATCGATGATATATTTACGAAACCGTCTGCTCAACCGAAAAAGCTCTCTGAAAGAGTAGCTGGAAAGACCAGTTTGTTTGAAGACGATGATCAAGATGATGTCGCCGATTTGTTTGGTTCGAAAAAGACAAAGGAAATTCCAAAGGAGACGTCTTCGGGAGTTTCGCCCGACAAAAAGGTGGAAACACCTGTAGCTTCAAAGAAAAGTCTCTTTGATGATATCGAAGATGAGGATTTGTTTGGAACCCCAAAGGCTAAGAACTTAATTAGAAGTGAACCATACAATGATCCTGAAGCAGTTGGAGAAGATAAGAAACAAAGTGAGATTGCAAAACAGAAATCAAAGAATATAGAAACTAAAGAAAAACAGCCTCAAGTTATAGCAGAAAATGCATCTGTGCCTATTCTCAGAGATTCACCTCCTCCCATGGAAGTTACGGAACAAAAGTCTGATGAGAAAGAATGGAAGCCTGTTAAGGATGATACATCAGCACCAAATATTCCTAAATCTAAAGATTTGTTCAGTGAAGACTTAACCGACGATGAGCTATTTTCAAGTACTTCTAATAATATGGCTGAGCCAAAAAGTGCTAATGAAACTAATGAATTTAACCAACGAATTGATAAAAATACTTCGCAAACTGAGAATAATGTATCGCCGGCGAATCCTCCTACAAAACTATCTACCAAACCAACTGATTTGTTTAACGAAGATTTTAGCGATGATGATACATTTCTGAGTGCATCCATGTCTAAGAATAAGCCAGTAGTTGCGACAGAAAGcgaagaaattaaaaaaccatCTGAGGTGCAGATGGAGAATGAGATTAAACAAGAAGTAATACCACAGCAACTGCCAGAGAACAAAATAGATGAAATAACAGCGGGCGATGAAAAGGATGAACTTGTGCCCGAAATGTTAAGCAAGCCGCAAATAGATGAGCCAGTTTCCGAAACTCCTCCGCCAGACGATTATCAAGGCAACGTAGACCCCATTATATCAATGGTGGCCGATGTCACCAATAAAACATCAGTGGATACGCTTATCCCGCGTAAGCCGGCGGATTTGGCTGCTGCGCAGCAAATCATGCAGAATTACTCGAATCTCTTTTCCGACGAGCCGCCGGATGACAGCGAATTCTTTCAAACGCTCGGCAGCAGCGGTCTCAGCAGTCTAAGTGCCTCCAAAATCTTTGACAGCGAGCACGACTTCTTCGAGCCCGCTCTACCCAACATTCCCAGTGCGACAAAGCCATCTCCAGTGACGCCGGGGGATCAACCTTCTTTGTCGTCTGACTACGGTGCCATGTGCTTATTTAGTGATGTGCCACCCGAAGATAACGATCATGATGGTGATGAAGTGCAGAAGCAAGCTGAACCTCAGAAGGACGAACTTGCGTCAACCACCCGAATACACACAATCTTCTACGATGATTTCAGTGAGACTGCAAGGGCAGGCGCAGTGCAGCCAGCGTCTAAACGGTTCACTTTCGATGACGAGCCACCGCCAGCTGATGAAACTGATCGTAGTCAAGTTAAGGAGACTCCTGAATTGCAGAAACCCACTTCGCCCGTTAAGAAGCTGAAAATGCCTAATATTAACATCAATGTACATGCCCTACTTCCCGGCTCTGGTGGCGTGCCAAAGCTGATCAGGAAGCAAGAATCATCGAGTTCTGAGAGAGATGAACCTCAATCCACAGTACAACCTGAGGCTGTGGCACCAAGTTCTGGACAAACCACTATTCCTTCTCCAGACGGTGCCCTGCAACATGTGAACAAATCTCGCGCTCGTGGACCTGCAAAAAGGCGACCCTCTACCAGGAGGGGAAGAAAGGAAAACTATGCCAAAAGCTTATTGGATGCTGGACAAGATGAAGGCCCAACAGTTTCGACTAGAGATAGCCCAGAAGTGGCACCCCCTCCTCAGTATGTTCAGCCTGAAAAGATGTTTTCAGCTCCAGCCCAGCAGATTCAGCCGCAGCACCAAAGACCGCCGCCATCTACTGCAGGTGGCTCCTTTTTGGACAGCCCCGATGAAGATGATTCATTCTTTAATTCCGTCCCGACAAAGTCAGTGGAGGGAAAGCAGGGCTCTGATCCACCCAAGTCATATCGCTCGTTTTTGGACAGCCCTGATGCAGATGATAAGCTTTTCAGTGATCTTGAAAATAACAAGGCGGGTTTCAATGAGCCACCACTAGAGAAGAACTTGCCACCACCTAAGATGGCAAACTCTTTTTTGGACAGCCCAGATGAAGATGATTTCCTGTTTAATTCtgtgaaaacaaaagcaactaCTACTGCCCAAAAAGCATTTGCAGCAGAAATCGTGAATGCTTTTCAAAAAGTCACAACTGCTCCTCCGAAACCATCGAATGCCCGAGAGGCTGCTAAACCCAAGTCACAGGCTGCGCCGAAACTGTTTGATGATagcgacgatgatgatgatgatctgTTTGCTAGTGCTGCTGCTTCAGCTCCTAGTATCCAAACCGCCAGCAAGCCCGTTCAAACTAAACAGGCACCCAAACCAGCGGCCACTTCTCTTTTCAGcagcgatgatgatgaagtgCCTGTAAAGACTGCTCCTGCTAAGAAGTTGCCAGTGAAACCAAGCAAAAGTCTCTTtagcgacgacgacgacgatgatgatgacctGTTCGGAGGAAGCTCCACGTCAAAAGCAGGTGCTACCAAAAAGACCAAACCCGTGGCCAGGACAGCAACTAAACCACCTGCCAGTAAAAACGCCACGCCTACTGCTACCATTCCTTCAAACTCCGGTGATAATCCATTGGCCGATCTTCTTGATTTCAAGTGA
- the LOC6735413 gene encoding uncharacterized protein LOC6735413: protein MNYQKASEKQSPSSLKKRPPGNGNSIQNFWNDRIMERFIKANLFIICCVVAVLLLIVYLGAFSCEVSWILEAHGELPFAAYTLCSLYFVMFVATTILIHGLVSGLCWPLFAWSGIIGLLSIPELVFVMIMTTQHWGLQSVHGLTELTSYLIRLIINCFALICVIPTGIRWRRETQVLSQLQGLATRLSLQTPAPSVPMTKADSRRSSQRLSGFENAGYQLCDETASKLPLGPGMGLGMNNQCGGSQAFGSQNEFNASMFAPALAQQFNNATLMQRAGTGGAGGGHRAQSLMDLRCTLPGMYNPRHVLDTEDKNAKYFNITIDDLKNNLHDSHRPSPPSLIGSTSNDPIYCSIEPKQLTPPPAQQRSHHRPRGTHKQPPPGKLSRNCVSLENLDGISKVQNDLTAYGNNLLQNYTQQQQYYLAMLLHQQQQQQLHHQQAGGIYRRPSNCSSTGGFAGTVLAQPMQRRGSTHSQQMQYYGGFGYANYANPYITANSKLSLGNESDDYRKYRDVAL, encoded by the exons ATGAATTATCAGAAGGCCAGTGAAAAGCAGTCGCCGTCCTCATTGAAGAAGCGGCCGCCGGGCAACGGCAATAGCATACAAAACTTTTGGAACGATCGCATCATGGAGCGCTTCATAAAGGCGAATCTATTCATTATCTGCTGCGTGGTGGCGGTTCTATTGCTG ATCGTCTATCTGGGTGCCTTCTCGTGTGAGGTCTCGTGGATACTGGAGGCCCACGGCGAGCTGCCCTTCGCCGCCTACACGCTCTGCTCGCTCTACTTTGTCATGTTCGTGGCCACCACGATCCTCATCCACGGCCTGGTCAGCGGACTCTGCTGGCCTTTGTTCGCATGGTCGGGCATCATCGGTCTCCTCTCGATTCCCGAGCTGGTCTTTGTCATGATCATGACCACACAGCACTGG GGTCTGCAATCTGTGCATGGATTGACGGAGCTTACCTCCTATCTGATTCGCCTCATCATCAACTGCTTCGCGCTGATCTGTGTGATTCCCACGGGCATCAGGTGGCGACGGGAGACCCAGGTGTTGAGTCAGCTGCAAGGATTGGCCACCAGACTTTCCCTGCAGACACCAGCGCCCAGCGTGCCCATGACCAAGGCGGACTCCCGGCGATCCAGCCAGCGGCTGAGTGGATTCGAGAATGCCGGCTACCAGCTGTGCGATGAAACAGCTTCCAAGTTGCCACTGGGACCAGGAATGGGACTGGGCATGAACAACCAGTGTGGAGGCAGTCAAGCATTTGGCTCGCAGAACGAATTCAACGCCAGCATGTTTGCACCCGCATTGGCGCAGCAATTCAACAATGCCACGCTGATGCAGCGCGCCGGAACAGGCGGAGCAGGTGGTGGTCATCGCGCCCAGTCGCTGATGGATCTGCGCTGCACTCTGCCCGGCATGTACAATCCACGACATGTGCTCGATACGGAGGACAAAAACGCGAAGTACTTCAACATAACCATCGACGATTTGAAAAACAATCTGCACGACTCGCACCGACCATCGCCGCCTTCGCTGATCGGTTCCACCAGCAACGATCCCATCTACTGCTCCATTGAGCCCAAGCAGTTGACACCGCCGCCGGCACAGCAGAGAAGCCACCATCGTCCACGCGGCACACACAAGCAACCACCACCGGGTAAACTGTCCCGGAATTGCGTCTCCCTGGAAAACCTCGACGGGATCAGCAAGGTGCAGAACGATCTGACCGCCTACGGCAACAATCTCCTCCAGAACTAcacgcagcaacagcagtactACCTGGCCATGCTGctgcaccagcaacagcagcagcagctgcaccaccagcagGCGGGCGGGATTTACCGCAGGCCATCCAATTGCAGCTCCACTGGCGGATTCGCCGGCACCGTGCTGGCCCAGCCGATGCAGCGACGCGGCTCCACGCACAGCCAGCAGATGCAGTATTACGGGGGCTTCGGCTATGCCAACTACGCCAATCCGTACATCACGGCCAACAGCAAGTTGTCGCTGGGCAACGAGTCCGACGACTACCGGAAGTACCGCGATGTGGCTCTTTGA